The following proteins are encoded in a genomic region of Paenibacillus sp. FSL R7-0273:
- the nikA gene encoding nickel ABC transporter substrate-binding protein codes for MLIILTLLSACSEASQNTANQDADKKHIHFLYNFSTRSLDPHIDSSYVPLRAGITETLVKLDEEQLKVVPWLAESWEGDDGVNWVINLREGITFHNGKAMDGPAVKASLERAMNENVAIRNALNIGQIEVEGNQLQITTTRPFPEFISELVNPNVSVIDVTEGDFNTKLTGTGPFRLTSFAPGSKLELERYDAYWDGASKLDFVTFSFNEDANARTLALQSGQVDIVYRPEVESLEVLRAQEGIEVEATSTFRVHQMTMNMERTSMQDVRIRRAVDALINRQQIVDTILLGYGEAAKGPFLPSLPFAPSFEPGPSGEAAAVQYLNEAGYTQQDGIMQKNGEPLQLVLLTYSARADLPLIAQVFQSDAKRIGIQVEIRQIDTPEDYMASNRDWDLATYSNLTAPRGDAGYYLNATYHPDGALNFSGAEQPELTAIIDKLNQTVGADERAALAEQAAAYVHEQMINSFILHPSTIVAYNKDKVTNWVTTRSEYYMITNKLDVTK; via the coding sequence ATGCTCATTATATTAACTCTTTTAAGCGCCTGTTCAGAGGCTTCACAGAATACAGCGAACCAGGACGCGGATAAAAAGCATATTCATTTCCTTTACAACTTCTCCACCCGCTCACTAGATCCGCATATTGATTCCAGCTATGTCCCGCTGCGCGCCGGCATTACCGAAACGCTGGTGAAGCTGGATGAAGAGCAGCTGAAGGTAGTTCCTTGGCTGGCTGAATCGTGGGAGGGTGACGACGGTGTGAACTGGGTCATTAACCTGCGTGAAGGGATCACCTTCCACAACGGCAAGGCAATGGACGGTCCTGCTGTAAAAGCTTCCCTGGAGCGGGCTATGAACGAGAACGTAGCCATCCGTAATGCGCTAAATATCGGACAGATTGAGGTAGAAGGCAATCAGCTGCAGATCACTACAACCCGGCCCTTTCCGGAGTTCATCAGCGAGCTGGTTAACCCTAACGTGTCCGTCATTGATGTAACAGAAGGCGATTTTAACACAAAGCTTACCGGAACCGGCCCGTTCAGGCTCACCTCCTTCGCCCCTGGCAGCAAGCTGGAGCTGGAGCGCTATGATGCCTACTGGGACGGAGCTTCCAAGCTAGATTTCGTCACCTTCTCGTTCAATGAGGATGCCAATGCCCGTACGCTTGCCCTGCAGTCGGGCCAGGTGGATATCGTCTACCGCCCTGAAGTAGAAAGCCTGGAAGTGCTGCGCGCCCAAGAGGGCATTGAAGTGGAGGCTACCTCAACCTTCCGCGTACATCAGATGACGATGAACATGGAACGTACCAGCATGCAGGATGTCCGGATCCGCCGGGCGGTAGACGCACTGATTAACCGTCAGCAAATTGTAGACACCATCCTGCTGGGCTACGGAGAAGCGGCCAAAGGTCCTTTCCTGCCTTCCCTGCCGTTCGCCCCTTCCTTTGAGCCGGGTCCAAGCGGTGAAGCTGCAGCGGTCCAATATCTGAATGAAGCTGGCTATACGCAGCAGGACGGAATCATGCAAAAGAACGGTGAGCCGCTTCAGCTTGTATTGCTTACATACAGCGCCCGCGCTGACCTGCCGTTGATCGCCCAGGTGTTCCAGTCTGACGCCAAGCGGATCGGAATACAGGTTGAAATCCGCCAGATTGATACGCCCGAGGATTATATGGCCTCGAACCGGGATTGGGATCTGGCTACCTACAGCAATCTGACCGCACCCCGCGGAGATGCCGGCTATTATCTGAATGCCACCTATCACCCGGATGGAGCACTGAACTTCAGCGGTGCCGAACAGCCGGAGCTGACTGCCATTATTGATAAGCTTAACCAGACAGTAGGCGCTGATGAGCGTGCTGCACTCGCAGAACAGGCGGCGGCTTATGTGCATGAGCAGATGATCAATTCCTTTATCCTGCATCCGTCAACCATTGTCGCTTACAACAAGGATAAGGTTACGAACTGGGTGACTACCCGGAGCGAGTACTACATGATTACAAATAAACTGGATGTCACGAAATAA
- a CDS encoding GntR family transcriptional regulator codes for MEIIISNNRNKPIYEQITAQIKAMIMSGELKAGDSIPSMRALAKSIQVSVITVQKAYEDLQREGFIETTVGRGSFVSALNKELVQEEQQKRIEEHLITAVEIARSSGIRREKLMELLNLFYGEDTR; via the coding sequence TTGGAAATTATCATCAGTAATAACCGCAACAAGCCGATCTATGAACAGATTACAGCCCAGATTAAAGCCATGATTATGAGCGGTGAGCTGAAGGCGGGAGACAGCATTCCCTCCATGCGGGCATTGGCCAAGTCCATTCAGGTTAGTGTCATTACGGTTCAGAAGGCATATGAGGATTTGCAGCGCGAGGGGTTTATTGAGACGACTGTCGGGCGCGGGAGCTTCGTGTCTGCGCTGAATAAGGAGCTTGTTCAGGAGGAGCAGCAAAAAAGAATCGAAGAGCATCTGATCACAGCCGTAGAAATTGCCCGAAGCAGCGGGATCAGGCGGGAGAAGCTGATGGAATTACTTAATCTTTTTTACGGGGAGGATACCAGATGA
- a CDS encoding ABC transporter ATP-binding protein: MIYNLEVDGLTKTYNGSDFSLDNVSFSIPSGMIMGFVGENGAGKTTTIKSILNTVKIDGGTIKLLGRTMTDKDTGIREDIGVVLDAANFSGILTPARLAKVMSGIYRQWDQDEYIRLTGKFGLPMNRRLKDFSRGMSMKLAIAAALSHRPKLLILDEATSGLDPVTREEILEVFQEFVEDESRSILMSSHITSDLEKIADFITIIHQGKIILTAPKDELIYNYGIARCRQEQFIRIETADRLCYRKRDFQTDVLVGDRQAFAQKYDGIVVDNVSIDEILLFLVKGER, from the coding sequence ATGATATATAACCTGGAAGTAGACGGTCTGACCAAAACGTATAACGGCTCTGATTTCAGCCTGGACAATGTTTCGTTCTCGATTCCCAGCGGGATGATTATGGGCTTTGTCGGTGAGAACGGAGCGGGTAAGACCACCACCATCAAATCCATTTTGAACACGGTTAAAATTGACGGCGGCACTATAAAGCTGCTGGGGAGAACGATGACAGACAAGGACACCGGAATCCGAGAAGATATTGGAGTCGTGCTGGATGCGGCCAATTTCTCGGGCATCCTCACCCCGGCTAGACTGGCAAAGGTAATGAGCGGTATTTACAGGCAATGGGATCAGGACGAGTACATAAGGCTTACAGGAAAGTTCGGCCTGCCAATGAACCGGAGACTCAAGGATTTCTCACGCGGGATGTCGATGAAGCTGGCGATCGCCGCAGCGCTGTCCCACCGTCCCAAGCTGCTGATTCTGGATGAAGCCACTTCGGGGCTTGATCCGGTTACCCGGGAGGAGATACTGGAGGTGTTTCAGGAGTTTGTGGAGGATGAGAGCCGCTCTATTCTGATGTCCTCCCACATTACAAGTGATCTGGAGAAAATCGCCGATTTCATTACCATCATCCATCAGGGGAAAATCATATTGACGGCCCCCAAGGACGAGCTGATCTACAACTATGGTATTGCCCGCTGCCGCCAGGAGCAGTTCATACGCATTGAGACGGCGGACCGGCTGTGCTACAGGAAAAGGGATTTTCAGACCGATGTGCTGGTGGGGGACCGCCAGGCTTTTGCGCAAAAATATGACGGGATCGTTGTTGATAACGTTTCGATTGATGAGATTCTGCTGTTTCTGGTAAAGGGGGAGAGGTAA
- a CDS encoding ABC-2 transporter permease, translated as MRGLLLNNYYSMQSNLKVSLGISLCLLLVSLFASDITALNAVIAGQIMVFSVSIGASQQVDEAANWNRMEITLPVRRSTVIHAKYLSFIMLIVMGIGVSLCTPVLNMLKAADPAGFAQLWNGYTFGLSLSISTISLCFPAILKFGVEKNEMMLFLSAGISVGLRIGVWALMNFTGKSVNFNGSEVGTGFLMLSLVMFAVSYLVSVRIQQSKEF; from the coding sequence ATGAGAGGCTTGCTCTTAAACAATTACTATTCCATGCAAAGCAACTTAAAGGTGTCTCTGGGCATATCGTTATGTCTGCTGCTTGTATCTCTGTTTGCCAGTGATATTACAGCTCTTAATGCAGTGATAGCCGGGCAGATTATGGTGTTTTCGGTGAGCATTGGCGCTTCGCAGCAGGTGGATGAGGCGGCTAACTGGAACAGAATGGAGATTACCCTTCCGGTCAGACGCAGTACGGTTATCCATGCCAAATATCTTTCTTTTATCATGCTGATCGTTATGGGAATTGGAGTCAGCCTCTGTACTCCGGTACTTAACATGTTAAAAGCGGCTGACCCTGCCGGATTTGCCCAGCTGTGGAACGGTTATACCTTTGGCTTGTCTCTTTCGATCTCTACTATTTCGCTCTGCTTTCCGGCTATCCTGAAATTTGGTGTGGAAAAAAATGAAATGATGCTGTTTCTGTCAGCAGGGATATCAGTAGGCTTGCGGATCGGTGTATGGGCACTAATGAATTTTACCGGGAAAAGCGTTAACTTTAACGGCAGTGAGGTTGGCACAGGCTTCCTGATGCTGTCATTAGTAATGTTTGCGGTATCTTATCTGGTGTCTGTGCGGATTCAGCAGAGTAAGGAGTTCTAG
- a CDS encoding BlaI/MecI/CopY family transcriptional regulator → MKAVKLTETEARLAELIWKGEPLPSGELVKLCEAELGWKKSTTYTMLKRLEGKGMFHNGEGTVVSLISKEEFHAEQSKRFVEETFGGSLPRFLAAFTRSRKLEDKEIDELLKLINEKEEE, encoded by the coding sequence TTGAAAGCAGTAAAGCTGACGGAAACAGAGGCCAGATTGGCAGAGCTGATCTGGAAGGGGGAGCCGCTGCCCTCCGGGGAGCTGGTGAAGCTGTGCGAAGCAGAGCTGGGCTGGAAGAAGTCCACTACCTATACCATGCTGAAGCGGCTGGAGGGTAAGGGGATGTTCCATAACGGAGAGGGCACGGTGGTATCCCTGATCAGCAAGGAGGAATTTCATGCCGAGCAGAGCAAGCGGTTCGTGGAAGAGACGTTCGGGGGCTCACTGCCCCGTTTTCTTGCGGCCTTTACCCGCAGCCGCAAGCTGGAGGACAAGGAGATTGACGAGCTGCTGAAGCTGATTAATGAGAAAGAGGAGGAATAG
- a CDS encoding M56 family metallopeptidase, whose amino-acid sequence MPAFFQTVLQMSITASYVILLVLVARLLLRKAPKVLSYVLWFAVLFRLLCPLTFETPYSLIPALLPESGTGTLQTASGLQTEVQPLTDTGQETAGAAAHTGNNDTGGITAGADGQDMLNTSAVTGTAGSTPDTAVQPSAADRWKTAAVYIWLGGAAVMLSAGLFSAIRLNRQLKGARHEGGRIYEWSRAQTPFVFGVIRPRIILPSGLGGHERGYILRHEQVHIRRLDHLAKLAAFAALCLHWFNPLVWLAVRLMDEDMEKSCDEAVIRELGSSIKKEYSTSLLALSTGRAFPGRTPLAFGENSTKGRIRNVLNYRKPSFLVVISAVALVIITVAIAGLTGNLRSHRMTEADYAKQYITEQIAGIENRISGAVIVDSEMTVFEQAGRVEGLLPEPLELWRLEYRLEPEDISRLPLAGGMNEIDGKITEDSSMGKPVLVFAYEGNTPRYEGVIWTGAYDLGIPAGRETGLQAYFEGKGVLDHETYSGNHAIAKFVMSDGTTAHLLLSQPAVQGNSGIWVVERWKDGNGYEYYETPDTALPSAEYFAGLQAEADQGQKAADLLDPQTVAASFVQEELGWNLAKEKIGLQIPATAADFTISPVSELLGYVSGMTLTEPGFKFDNAEWLTDNDDPARLRRLGIDPEQDMPGGFYVLNKLAIKDPLELSEQAEFAVMDGATPKTVSKTEFVERLDLMADFGMLCTVTTQDGKVIRIAERYLP is encoded by the coding sequence ATGCCGGCCTTTTTTCAAACCGTTCTGCAGATGAGTATAACTGCCAGCTATGTCATCCTGCTTGTGCTGGTTGCCAGGCTGCTGCTTCGCAAGGCTCCGAAAGTGCTCTCGTATGTTCTTTGGTTCGCGGTGTTGTTCCGTCTGCTCTGTCCGCTGACCTTTGAAACTCCATATAGTCTGATTCCGGCACTGCTGCCTGAGTCAGGGACGGGCACTCTGCAGACAGCCTCCGGCTTGCAGACCGAAGTACAGCCCCTTACAGATACGGGGCAGGAAACTGCCGGAGCTGCAGCCCATACAGGAAACAATGATACCGGAGGTATCACAGCAGGGGCAGACGGCCAGGATATGCTGAATACTTCTGCAGTCACCGGAACAGCTGGTTCAACGCCTGATACAGCAGTACAACCTTCAGCGGCAGATCGCTGGAAGACAGCAGCAGTATACATCTGGCTCGGCGGGGCAGCGGTTATGCTGTCCGCGGGACTATTCTCCGCCATCCGGCTTAACAGACAATTAAAAGGGGCGCGGCATGAGGGCGGCCGCATCTATGAGTGGAGCAGAGCCCAAACGCCGTTTGTATTCGGAGTTATAAGACCCCGGATCATATTGCCATCCGGGCTTGGAGGGCATGAGCGGGGATATATCCTCCGGCATGAGCAGGTCCATATCAGGAGACTTGACCATTTGGCGAAGCTGGCTGCTTTTGCCGCACTCTGCCTGCACTGGTTCAATCCGCTGGTCTGGCTGGCTGTCCGCCTCATGGATGAGGATATGGAGAAATCCTGTGATGAGGCGGTGATCCGGGAGCTGGGCAGCAGCATTAAGAAGGAATATTCCACCTCGCTGCTTGCACTGTCCACCGGCCGGGCATTTCCCGGACGGACTCCGCTTGCTTTTGGGGAGAACAGCACAAAAGGGCGGATCAGGAATGTCCTGAATTACCGGAAGCCATCCTTCCTGGTGGTTATCTCCGCCGTTGCGTTAGTCATTATAACTGTTGCTATTGCCGGATTAACGGGAAATCTGCGGTCACACAGGATGACCGAAGCAGATTATGCCAAGCAATATATTACCGAGCAGATAGCCGGGATAGAGAACCGGATAAGCGGGGCTGTCATTGTTGACAGCGAGATGACTGTGTTCGAGCAGGCGGGCCGGGTAGAGGGGCTGCTGCCTGAGCCGCTTGAGCTGTGGCGGCTGGAATACCGGCTGGAGCCGGAGGATATCAGCAGGCTGCCTCTGGCCGGCGGAATGAACGAGATTGACGGCAAAATTACCGAGGATAGCTCAATGGGCAAGCCGGTGCTTGTGTTCGCCTATGAAGGAAATACACCGCGTTACGAGGGGGTAATCTGGACCGGAGCGTATGATCTGGGCATTCCGGCCGGACGGGAAACGGGCCTGCAGGCTTATTTCGAGGGTAAAGGGGTGCTGGACCATGAAACGTACAGCGGTAATCATGCAATTGCAAAGTTTGTGATGTCGGACGGAACAACAGCCCACCTGCTGCTGTCCCAGCCGGCTGTCCAGGGCAATTCCGGCATCTGGGTTGTTGAGCGCTGGAAAGACGGCAACGGCTATGAGTATTACGAGACTCCGGATACAGCCCTCCCTTCAGCGGAGTATTTTGCCGGGCTGCAGGCAGAGGCAGACCAAGGGCAAAAGGCGGCTGACCTGCTGGACCCTCAGACGGTCGCAGCCAGCTTCGTGCAGGAGGAGCTTGGCTGGAATCTTGCCAAGGAGAAGATTGGCCTGCAGATTCCCGCAACAGCAGCCGATTTCACTATATCACCCGTAAGTGAGCTGCTTGGCTATGTCAGCGGCATGACGCTCACGGAGCCCGGATTTAAATTTGATAATGCCGAATGGCTTACAGATAATGATGATCCTGCCCGGCTGCGGAGGCTGGGTATTGATCCGGAGCAAGATATGCCGGGAGGCTTCTATGTCCTTAATAAGCTTGCTATCAAGGACCCCCTGGAGCTGTCTGAACAGGCGGAGTTTGCTGTAATGGATGGCGCAACGCCAAAGACAGTCAGCAAGACGGAATTTGTAGAGCGGCTGGACTTAATGGCCGACTTCGGAATGCTGTGCACCGTTACAACACAGGACGGCAAGGTGATCCGGATAGCGGAGCGCTATCTGCCATAA
- a CDS encoding AraC family transcriptional regulator: MDIVQYQFSNFSNIHNVDLKLYYCGTEKCLSGHEVGPMVRDYYKIHYIHSGKGEFRTGGKSYSLEKGQGFLISPENLSYYCADPEDPWTYSWVAFNGMQVEYYLKRSQLSDEQPVFSSGRDEYIQACFLEMFKATEHTLTDELRLLGALYSFLSVILDPASVPAGSTGAKGHYVEQTIAFIEQEYATDLTVGQLAERLRINRKYLSKVFKDATGVTPQQYVILYRMNRAGELIRKSALSISEIACSVGYKDQFQFSRMFKKVMGAAPRDYRNSC, from the coding sequence ATGGATATTGTGCAATACCAGTTTTCTAATTTTTCCAACATTCATAACGTCGATCTGAAATTATACTATTGCGGAACGGAGAAATGCCTGTCAGGTCATGAGGTGGGCCCGATGGTCCGTGATTATTACAAAATTCATTACATCCACAGCGGAAAAGGAGAGTTCCGGACCGGCGGTAAGTCATACAGCCTGGAGAAAGGACAGGGGTTTCTGATCAGTCCGGAGAATCTGTCCTATTACTGTGCTGACCCTGAAGACCCCTGGACCTATTCCTGGGTTGCCTTCAATGGCATGCAGGTGGAATACTATCTCAAACGGTCGCAATTATCGGATGAACAGCCTGTATTCAGCTCTGGCCGTGACGAATATATTCAAGCCTGCTTTCTGGAAATGTTCAAGGCGACAGAGCATACGCTGACCGATGAGCTCCGGCTGCTGGGTGCGCTCTATTCTTTCCTGTCTGTCATACTGGACCCGGCGTCTGTGCCGGCCGGCTCTACCGGAGCCAAAGGCCACTATGTGGAGCAGACGATTGCCTTCATTGAGCAGGAATACGCAACGGATCTGACAGTCGGCCAGCTGGCTGAACGGCTTAGAATTAACCGCAAATATCTGTCTAAAGTCTTCAAGGATGCTACAGGTGTAACGCCGCAGCAGTACGTTATTCTGTACAGGATGAACCGGGCCGGCGAGCTTATCCGCAAGTCTGCCCTTTCCATCAGTGAAATTGCCTGCAGCGTCGGCTATAAAGACCAGTTCCAGTTCTCCCGCATGTTCAAAAAAGTAATGGGGGCTGCCCCCCGCGATTACCGGAATTCCTGCTGA
- a CDS encoding dihydrodipicolinate synthase family protein gives MDNHLLPDGVWPVMLTPFTEENEIDYAALEELIEWYLDKGVHGLFAVCLSSEMLFLSLEERIALARFVVEKTAGRVPVVASGHNSDDLEEQLTELSAMAKTGVDAVVLVTSRIAGPEDDVEVWKSNLLAIMERLPDVKLGLYECPVPYHRLLTPELLQWCAQTGRFFFLKETSCDLEQIRQKVDAVQGTPLKIYNANGTSYLGSLQAGAHGYSGILTNFHLDLYVWIARRWQQEEERAEQLQTLLGPLHLFEGRHYPVNAKYLLQQEGLKLTLHSRARSSDELKPVHRLEVDQFLKLSRLFRQTFLADR, from the coding sequence TTGGATAATCATTTACTGCCGGACGGTGTATGGCCGGTTATGCTTACTCCGTTTACGGAGGAGAATGAGATAGACTATGCAGCATTGGAGGAGCTGATTGAATGGTATCTGGACAAGGGAGTCCACGGTTTATTCGCAGTATGCCTGTCCAGTGAAATGCTCTTTCTGTCGCTCGAAGAGAGAATAGCACTGGCCCGCTTTGTAGTTGAAAAGACAGCCGGGAGAGTTCCGGTAGTGGCTTCCGGACACAATTCAGATGATCTGGAGGAGCAGCTCACTGAGCTGTCGGCAATGGCCAAGACCGGAGTCGACGCAGTTGTTCTTGTAACCAGCCGGATTGCCGGACCTGAGGACGATGTTGAGGTATGGAAAAGCAACCTTCTGGCCATTATGGAAAGGCTGCCGGATGTAAAGCTGGGCCTGTACGAATGTCCGGTTCCTTACCACCGGCTGCTGACTCCGGAGCTGCTGCAATGGTGCGCACAAACCGGGCGTTTCTTCTTCCTTAAGGAGACAAGCTGTGATCTGGAGCAGATCAGACAGAAGGTTGACGCTGTTCAGGGGACGCCGCTCAAGATCTATAATGCTAACGGCACCTCCTACCTGGGATCATTACAGGCAGGGGCACACGGCTACAGCGGAATATTAACCAACTTCCATCTTGATTTATATGTATGGATTGCCCGCAGGTGGCAGCAGGAGGAGGAGCGTGCGGAGCAGCTGCAGACCCTTCTCGGGCCGCTCCATTTATTTGAGGGGCGCCACTATCCGGTCAATGCCAAATATCTGCTGCAGCAGGAGGGCCTTAAGCTGACTCTTCATTCAAGGGCGAGAAGCAGTGATGAGCTCAAACCGGTTCACCGGCTGGAGGTTGATCAGTTCCTGAAGCTTAGCCGCCTGTTCCGGCAAACCTTCCTTGCAGACAGGTAG
- a CDS encoding DUF1697 domain-containing protein: protein MIYVALLRGINVGGNNIISMKLLKQTFEQAGMTSVTTYINSGNIIFAAGDHPQEALPELLEQAILKDFSLDIKVLLRSLEQMRTVIAALPDAWSNDDTLKSDVMFLWEEADAEAVLEELPLKPGIGTLLYVPGAVLYSVERGNVTKSGMAKLIGTRVYKLMTVRNVNTTRKIYQLMLAAEAQLA from the coding sequence ATGATCTATGTTGCCTTACTGCGCGGAATTAATGTAGGCGGGAATAATATTATCAGCATGAAGCTGCTTAAGCAGACGTTTGAGCAGGCCGGGATGACCTCGGTAACCACCTATATTAATTCGGGAAACATTATTTTTGCTGCCGGTGATCATCCCCAGGAGGCTCTGCCGGAGCTGCTTGAACAAGCCATTCTGAAAGATTTCAGCCTGGACATTAAAGTTTTACTCCGGAGCTTGGAGCAGATGCGCACCGTTATTGCTGCGCTGCCGGATGCCTGGAGCAACGATGACACGCTGAAAAGTGATGTTATGTTTCTGTGGGAGGAGGCGGATGCAGAAGCCGTCCTGGAGGAGCTGCCGCTGAAGCCGGGGATCGGCACACTCCTGTACGTTCCAGGCGCAGTATTGTACTCCGTAGAACGCGGAAATGTCACCAAAAGCGGAATGGCCAAGCTGATCGGCACCAGGGTATACAAGCTCATGACCGTCCGCAATGTGAATACTACCCGTAAGATTTACCAGCTTATGCTGGCGGCGGAAGCGCAGCTGGCATAA